Proteins from one Nakamurella multipartita DSM 44233 genomic window:
- a CDS encoding GNAT family N-acetyltransferase: protein MVDLDRADPDDADLDMADVGPDNLAALDRLFATERSTRHCWCMAFCRSGPAFAAGWYGGGNRRHFEAMAARGPMGVLAALNDEPVGWCACGPRARYRAAARGRSRPLTLIPRADDDQVWLVACLFVARDARGRVALPLIRAAVDLARRQGASAVEAWPVSSSTRRRPEWAHVGREATFTRLGFTIVGRPTPDRAIMRLDLSG from the coding sequence ATGGTCGATCTGGACAGGGCCGATCCGGACGACGCCGATCTGGACATGGCTGATGTCGGCCCGGACAACCTGGCGGCACTGGACCGGCTCTTCGCGACCGAGCGGTCGACCCGCCACTGCTGGTGCATGGCCTTCTGCCGCTCGGGCCCGGCGTTCGCCGCCGGCTGGTACGGCGGCGGAAACCGGCGACACTTCGAGGCGATGGCGGCCCGGGGCCCGATGGGGGTGCTGGCCGCGCTCAACGACGAACCCGTCGGCTGGTGCGCGTGCGGCCCGCGGGCCCGCTACCGGGCGGCCGCACGCGGACGCAGCCGGCCGCTGACGCTCATCCCCCGCGCGGACGACGACCAGGTGTGGCTGGTGGCCTGCCTCTTCGTGGCCCGGGACGCTCGCGGCCGGGTCGCGCTGCCGCTCATCCGCGCCGCCGTCGACCTCGCCCGGCGACAGGGCGCATCGGCCGTCGAGGCCTGGCCGGTCAGCTCCAGCACCCGCCGCCGCCCCGAATGGGCTCACGTCGGGCGGGAGGCCACGTTCACCCGGCTTGGATTCACGATCGTCGGCCGGCCCACGCC
- a CDS encoding TusE/DsrC/DsvC family sulfur relay protein has translation MPVTTVGGRTIHVNDEGFLTDPNEWSPALGQILAHQIGIELGDVHWKAINFLRSDYAGQGETPTIRRVATAGGIPVKELFKLFPQKPAKKMAYIAGLPKPQGCV, from the coding sequence ATGCCCGTGACCACGGTGGGTGGCCGGACCATCCACGTCAACGACGAGGGCTTCCTGACCGACCCGAACGAATGGAGCCCGGCCCTGGGTCAGATCCTGGCCCACCAGATCGGCATCGAGCTCGGCGATGTGCACTGGAAGGCGATCAACTTCCTGCGCAGCGACTATGCGGGCCAGGGCGAGACACCGACGATTCGGCGGGTCGCCACGGCGGGTGGAATCCCGGTGAAGGAACTGTTCAAGCTCTTCCCGCAGAAACCGGCCAAGAAGATGGCCTACATCGCCGGCCTGCCCAAGCCGCAGGGCTGTGTCTGA
- the sqr gene encoding type III sulfide quinone reductase, selenoprotein subtype encodes MNRLLVLGGGTAGTMIVNKLRRKLDRSAWDITIIDQDDRHHYQPGYLFLPFGSATPEQVTRSRHAFLPDGVNFVIGEIDAIDAGGNVVTLADGRALPYDYLVIATGVTPRPDQTPGMLGDHWRTSVFDFYSLEGAQALAKALAEFGGGRFVVHITDLPIKCPVAPLEFTFLADDYFRRRGIRDDVEMVYVTPLSGAFTKPISSRRLGSMLSDRGVRVETDFLVESVDGPARKLISYDEREIPFDLLVTIPLNMGAEFIARSGLGDELNYVPVDKHTLRSAAHPNIFAVGDASNIPASKAGSVAHFSVEIFCENFLDLIAGKPMRGSFDGHANCFIESGNGKGLLIDFNYDTEPLTGKYPVPFVGPFSLLEETRANHLGKLAFRWMYWNVLLPGKPLPLPAHMSMAGKHVDS; translated from the coding sequence GTGAACAGGTTGCTGGTGCTCGGCGGGGGGACTGCCGGGACGATGATCGTGAACAAGTTGCGGCGCAAGCTGGACCGGTCGGCATGGGACATCACCATCATCGATCAGGACGACCGGCACCACTACCAGCCCGGCTACCTGTTCCTGCCGTTCGGCTCGGCCACGCCGGAGCAGGTGACCCGGTCGCGGCACGCGTTCCTGCCCGACGGAGTGAATTTCGTGATCGGCGAGATCGACGCGATCGACGCCGGCGGCAACGTGGTCACCCTGGCCGACGGACGGGCCTTGCCGTACGACTATCTGGTCATCGCCACCGGAGTCACCCCGCGCCCGGACCAGACCCCCGGGATGCTGGGTGACCACTGGCGCACCTCGGTCTTCGACTTCTACAGCCTGGAGGGCGCCCAGGCCCTGGCGAAAGCGCTGGCCGAATTCGGCGGCGGTCGCTTCGTCGTACACATCACCGATCTGCCCATCAAGTGCCCGGTCGCACCGCTGGAGTTCACCTTCCTGGCCGACGACTACTTCCGCCGCCGCGGGATCCGCGACGACGTCGAGATGGTCTACGTCACGCCCCTGTCGGGTGCCTTCACCAAACCGATCTCCTCCCGGCGGCTCGGCAGCATGCTGTCGGACCGGGGCGTGCGGGTGGAGACCGACTTCCTCGTCGAATCCGTCGACGGGCCGGCCAGGAAACTGATCTCCTACGACGAACGCGAGATACCGTTCGACCTGCTGGTCACGATCCCCCTGAACATGGGCGCCGAGTTCATCGCCCGGTCCGGGCTGGGTGACGAGCTCAACTACGTACCGGTCGACAAGCACACGCTGCGCTCGGCCGCCCACCCGAACATCTTCGCGGTCGGTGACGCTTCGAACATCCCGGCGTCCAAGGCCGGATCGGTCGCACACTTCTCGGTCGAAATCTTCTGCGAGAACTTCCTCGATCTGATCGCCGGGAAGCCGATGCGGGGCTCGTTCGACGGTCACGCCAACTGTTTCATCGAGTCGGGCAACGGCAAGGGGCTGCTGATCGATTTCAACTACGACACCGAGCCGCTGACCGGAAAGTACCCGGTCCCGTTCGTCGGTCCGTTCAGCCTGCTGGAGGAGACCCGCGCGAACCACCTGGGCAAGCTCGCGTTCCGCTGGATGTACTGGAATGTGTTGCTGCCGGGCAAGCCGTTGCCGCTGCCGGCCCACATGTCCATGGCCGGCAAGCATGTCGACTCGTAG
- a CDS encoding DsrE/DsrF/DrsH-like family protein, producing the protein MTDVVDTAAAIVPQFDTEASGRKLAIICSKGTLDMAYPGLVLANAALGEGIETHLFFTFWGFEMINKKTMDHLQFTVLGNPATHLPQGLGGLPWMTAMATSKMKKSIAEVGVPEVPDFLDQIVASGGHLWACRMSADMNHLTKDDLYDEVEGIISASDFIEMTEGAQLLFI; encoded by the coding sequence ATGACCGACGTCGTCGACACCGCCGCCGCGATCGTCCCGCAGTTCGACACCGAGGCAAGCGGGCGCAAGCTCGCCATCATCTGTTCCAAGGGCACGCTGGACATGGCCTATCCGGGTCTGGTCCTGGCCAACGCCGCGTTGGGCGAAGGCATCGAAACCCATTTGTTCTTCACCTTCTGGGGTTTCGAGATGATCAACAAGAAGACCATGGACCACCTGCAGTTCACCGTGCTGGGCAACCCCGCGACCCACCTGCCGCAGGGGCTCGGCGGGTTGCCGTGGATGACGGCGATGGCCACCTCGAAGATGAAGAAGTCGATCGCCGAGGTCGGCGTTCCCGAGGTGCCGGACTTCCTCGACCAGATCGTCGCGTCCGGTGGTCATCTGTGGGCCTGCCGCATGTCGGCGGACATGAACCACCTGACCAAGGACGACCTGTACGACGAGGTCGAAGGCATCATCAGCGCATCGGACTTCATCGAGATGACCGAGGGCGCCCAGTTGCTGTTCATCTGA